In the genome of Nonomuraea sp. NBC_00507, the window GACCCGCGACCTGGAGGCGGAGATCGCCCCGGTCTGTCGCGATCTTGGCATCGGCCTGGTCCCATTCTCCCCGCTCGGGCGCGGCTTCCTGACCGGCCGGTACAGCTCGGTCGAGGGGCTGGCGGAGACCGACGTGCGGCGCAGCCAGCCGCGTTTCGCCGACGGCAACCTCGAACGGAACCTGGCGATCGTCGCGAAGTTGAACGAGCTGGCCGCGGCGAAGGGCGTCACCGCGGGCCAGCTCGCCCTGGCCTGGGTCCAGCACCGGGGCGAGGACGTGGTGCCGATCCCCGGCACCCGGCGGCAGCGGTACCTGGAGGAGAACCTCGCGGCCCTGGACGTTGAGCTGTCCACCGAAGACCTCGCCGCCATCGAGGCCGCCGCCCCGCCCGAGCAGGTCGCGGGCACCCGCTACGACGCGACCAGCCTCACCTTCGTCAACGGCTGAGCCGGCCGCGGCGCTCGGCGCCCTGAGAGGAGCCCATCATGGTGAGCGAGCATGTTCTGCCGCAGCGCGAGCCGATCATCGCGCCCGTCGCCGCGCCGATCACCGCGACCAAACCTCGTCCCGTGCCGGCCTGGAGCATGACGGTGATGCTGCTCGGCGTCATGCTCATCTCTTATCTGGACAAGGCGATCCTCGGGCTCGTCGCCCAGCCGGCCATGGCCGATCTCGGGCTCTCGGCAGCCGAGTTCGGCGCCATCAGCAGCGCCGCGGGCCTGCTCGCTCCGCTCTCAGCACTCCTGTACGCCCTGGTAGCCGACCGGCTGCCCGTCAAAGTCACCCTCTTCACGGTCGTCGTCATCTGGTCGCTGCTCCAGTTGCCGATCGTCTTCGCCGCCTCCGGCACGCTGCTCCTGGCGACGAGGTTCATGCTCGGCGCGGCCGAGGGCCCTGCGGCACCGGCGGCGTACGCCACCGCCTACACCTGGTGGCCTAACGAGCGGCGCGGCTTGCCCACGGCAGTGCTCACGACTGGAGCTTCCTTCGGCAAACTACTCTTCGCCCCGCCTCTGGCCTTCGTCATCGCCGCATTCAGCTGGGAGGCCGGATTCCTCGCCGTCGCCCTCCTGGGCTTCGCCTGGGGCGTGGGCTGGCTGTTGATCGGGCGAGAGGGGCCACATGGCCAGGCGGAGGCCGCCGAGACCGTCGCGGAAACCGGATCGCGTGCGCCGCTTCGCTCCATCCTGCTGACTGGCACGTTCGCCGGTTTCGTGGCCGCGTACACCTCGGTGGCGATGCTCGCGATCGTCGTCCTCACCTGGCTGCCGTCCTACTTCCAGGTCAGCCTGGGCTTCTCTGCGCTGGCCGCGGGCTCGCTGTTCGGCGTGCCGAGTATCACCGCCATGGTGTTCCTGTACGCGTACGGCGCATGGAGCGACCGGATGCTCAGGAGGGGGATGTCGGCCCGCCGCGCCCGCGGGCTGTGGGGCGGTGTGCTGCTCGCGCTGGGCGGCGCCTTTCTCGCCGCCCTGCCGCTCGTCTCCGGGCCGGTGGTGCCGTTCGCCCTGCTGATGCTGGGCTATGGACTGGCCATCAGCGTCAGCGCCGTGCTCAACCCGGCTCTCGTGCTGATAGCGCCACCGGGACAGCAAAGGAGCGTGCTGTCGGCCGGACTGGCCGTGGCCGGTCTCCTCGCTGCCACCGGGCCATTGATCACGGGTCACGTCCTCGACACGGCGCGAGCGGCGGGCACGCTTGCCGAGGGCTACGCCACCGTGTTCATGCTGGCCGGTGGTGTCGCCATCGTGGGAGGAGCGCTGTTCGCCTTGCTGGTCGACCCCGAACGCGACGCGGCGAAGGTTGAGGCGGCAGCCAGGCTTGCCCAGTCGACTCGGCAAAGCGCGTAGGCGGCAGAACGGCCGTGCCGGGCGATCGCCGAGGCTGCTGAGGCGCCCCCGCACGCGTGCGGGGGCGCCTCTCCCGGTCGTTACACCGGTGCGCAGGCGACGGTGGGCGAGGTGGCGGCGCCGCTGGCGGTGAAGCCGAACGACGTGGACGCGTTCGCCGCCAGGTTGCCGTTGTAGCTCGCGTTGGTCACGCTCACGTTGGCGCCCGTCTGGGTCGGGGTGCCGTTCCACAGTTGGGTGATCTTCTGGTCACCCGGCCAGGTCCAGGTGACCTTCCAGCCGGTGATCGCCGAGGAGCCGGTGTTCTGGACCGACACCTCCGCCTGGAAACCGCCCTGCCACTGGTTGCCGGGCTTGTAGGTGGCGGTGCAGCCTGTGCCCGTCGTCGGGGTCACGGTCGGAGTGACGGTGGGGGTGACCGTGGGCGACACCGTGACGGTGGGGGTGACGGTCGGGGTGACCGTGACCGGCGGGCCGGTGCGGTCGCCGTAGATGATGCCGCGGCCGTTGGTGCCCAGGTAGACGCGGCCGTACACGCGCGGGTCGCCGGTGAGCGCCTCGCCCATGTTGCCCCACTGGTGCTTGTCGTCGTTGATGCGCACCCAGCTCCCGCCGGCGTCGTCCGAGCGGTACAGGCCGGTGACGCCGTCGATCGTGGCCACCGTGAAGATCGCCATGTAGTTCCCGCCGGGCGCGGCCTTGCCGAAGCCGACGTTCACGGACTTGGTGATCCCGGACACCTTCGTGAAGGAGGCGCCGCTGTTGGTGGAGTGCCACAGGCCGCCGTCGCCGGCCAGCCAGAGGTCGCCCTCGATGCCGGGCACGGCCTTGAACTTGCCGCTGGTGGGCAGGCCGGTGGCGGCGGTGGCGGTGAAGGTGGCGCCGCCGTTGGTGCTGACGTACAGGCGTCCGCCGCTGAGGCCGTAGAACTTCATCGGGTTGACCCGGTCCGACTCCACGACGGCGTCGGTGGGCAGGCCCGACGCCTGCTGCCATGAGTTGCCGTAGCCGACCGAGTAGACGGGGGTCACCCCGCGAGGCGCCCACACGAAGCGGGAGCCGTCGGCGGCGGAGGCCACCGTGCCACCCTCGTTGACGCCACCCGGCTCCGAGCCCTGGAACCAGTTCGCGCCGCCGTCGGTGGAGAAGGCCACGTGGCTGTCGTTCGGGCGGTCGGCGTCGGTGAAGTTGCCGGCCCGCACCATGATGGACGGCGACTTCTCGGCGTAGTCGAGGCTGGTGGTGGAGGTGAAGTTCGGCTGGGTGAACAGCATCGGCGGTACGGCGTCCAGGTTCGTGTGGCGGAAGCCGCCGATGTCACCGAGGCCGCTGACCAGGGGTGCGCCGCTGGGCGGGCTGATCAGGTCGAGGACGGCCGTCTCCTCCAGGCCCTTCGCCATGGGCTTGATGGTGAACTGGCCGCCTGACACGTCCCATTGCGTGAGGTTCTCGGTGCCGTAGATCGTGGCGCCGGTGCCGTACATCATCCTGTTGGAGTCGAACGGGTCGATCTCCAGCGACTCGGTCATCCAGCCGAGCTTCGGCGTGACCTCGGGCGGCTGCGGGTTCGTGCCGAACGTCAGCCACGGGTTCTCCGTGATGTCCATCTTGTAGCGGAAGCTGCGGTTCGGGTACGAGGTCCAGTCCCACACGCGGGTCCACGTGGCGCCGGAGTCGGTGGAGCGGAAGAAGATCACGTCAGGCCACCACGAGATCTGCGTGGCCACCATGATCGTGCCCGGGTTCTGCCTGTCGATGGTCAGGCCGCTGTAGCCGAAGTAGTCGTCGCTGCTGGAGGACGGGACGGGGCTGATCTGGGTCCAGGTGCCGGTCGCGGTGGCGTAGCGCCAGACGTCGCCCTTGGCGCCGTCGTACGGGCCGCCGGTGTCGCTCGTGGCGATGTAGAGGTAGCCGTTCTCGGTGTCGAGCACCCCCTTGTGCGCCAGGTAGCCGGTGGGCTGCCCGGCCAGCCGCGACCAGGTGGCACCCCCGTCCGTGGTGCGGTAGACGGTGTTCTCCTTGTCGGCGACGCCGACATAGATGGTCTTGGTGGGTGAGCCCTGAGTGGACGAGCGCGGGTCGTAGGTCACCCAGACCACGCCCGGCTTGTGGCTCAGGTAGCCGTTGGGGTCGTTCGGGTCCTGGGCGTAGTTGCCGGGGTTGGGGAAGCTCGCCACCTTGGCCCAGGTCGCGCCGTAGTCGGTGCTGCGCCACAGGCCGTTGCCGTTGGGGGCGCCGAAGTAGAGCACCCGGTTGTCGTTCGGGTCGACGGACAGCGCCTCGCCCATGCCGCGGCCGGGCATGTTGCCGCCAAGCTTGAAGGGCAGCGCCGTGGCCTGCCAGGTGTCGCCCTTGTCGGTGGAGCGCAGGATCGCGCCGTTGTTCGGGTCCCAGCTGTTGGTGTACATGCCGACGGCGGCGTACACGCGGTTGGTCTGCACGGGGTCGGTGGCGAGGCTGATCACGCCGTTGTAGCCCCACTTGTCCCAGCCAACCCAGTCGAGCAAGGGGGTCCAGGACTTGGTGGACTGGTTCCAGCGGTAGGCCCCGCCGATGTCGGTGCGGGCGTAGATGAGGTTTCGCTCCGTCGGGTTGAAGATGATCCCCGGTACGAAGCCGCCACCGTCGATCCTGACGTTCTTGTACGCGTACGGATCCGAGGTGACGGCCGAGACCGGCGACATCCTCACGACAGCCGCCACCAGCAGGACGGCGGCGGTCGTCAGCATGACGAATAATCTTCTTCGCATGCGCGGCTCTCCCTTTCCAGGCACGCCGACAGGCGCCCCAAAGGCGTCAGATGACCGCCATGCACGATCAGATTGCAGGACCCTGACCGTCACCGCGCCTTCGCGCATGAGCTCATCAAAAAGGCTCACACATGGGTGAGGCGAAGGTCAATAGTTTGGATAGACAACGAATTAAGGGGTGAAGGCAAGTGTTTCCCGAGTTTCGGGTCGACGGAAAGGTCGCGCTGGTCACAGGTGCGGCACGGGGCCTCGGGCGGGCCATCTCGCTGGCGCTGGCCCATGCCGGGGCAGACGTCGCCATCGGTCTGCGGGACGCCGGCGACGACGGCGGGCTGGCCGGCGAGATCACCGGCATGGGGCGCGCAACGCTGCCTCTCCAGATGGACATGACCGCCCCGGAGCAGATCGCCCAGGCGGTGCAGGACGTCGTGGACCGGTTCGGCAGGGTCGACATCCTGGTCAACAACGCCGGCATCGCCCCGGGCAACCCGGCGGAGGACGTCACCGAGGAGGACTTCGACCGCACGCTCGCGGTCAACCTCAAGGGCACCTTCCTGGCCACCCAGGCGGCGGGCCGGGTCATGATCCGGCAGCGGCACGGCAGGATCGTCAACGTCGGCTCTCAGGCCGGAGAGGTCGCCCTGCCCGGCGAATCCATCTATTGCATGACGAAGGCGGCGATCGCCCACCTCACCCGCTGCCTCGCGGTCGAGTGGGGGCCGCACGGGATCACGGTCAACAACGTCGCGCCGACGTTCATCCGTACGCCGGGCACCGCCGAGGCGCTGTCCGACCCGGCGTTCGAGGCGGACGTGATCGAGCGGATCGCGGCGCTGCACCGCATCGGCGAACCCATGGACGTGGCCGGGGCCGTGCTCTACCTGGTCTCCCCCGCCGCGTCCCTCGTGACCGGGCACACGTTGGTCGTGGACGGAGGGTGGACGGTTCGGTGAGCGACTTCGAGGACACCTTCGAGGGCGACCGCCTCGACGAGACGAAGTGGATCCCCTACTACCTGCCGCAGTGGACCACCCGCGCCGCCGCGGCGGCCCGCTACCGGCTCGGGGACGGCCATCTGACCCTGCTGATCGAGGAGGACCAGCCGCCGTGGTCCCCCGAACGGGAGGGCGACCTACGGGTGTCCTCTCTCCAGACAGGTCTCTTCTCAGGTCCCGTCGGCAGCCGGGTCGGACAGCACGGCCGCGGCGCGGTGGTCCGCGAGGAACACCCCGAGGTCAGGCTCTACACCGCCCAGTACGGCCGGATCGAGATGCGCGCGAAGGCGATCGACGACCCGAACTGCATGGTGGCGCTGTGGTTGATCGGCTTCGAGGACGTGCCCGAGCGCTCCGCCGAGATCTGCGTCGCGGAGATCTTCGGCCGCGACGTCACGCCGAACGGGGCGCGGATCGGCATGGGCGTGCACCCCTTCGGCGATCCGGCGATCACCGACGACTTCACGGTCGAGACGCTGCCCATCGACGCCCGCGAGTTCCACGTGTACGCCGCCGACTGGACGCTCGGCCACGTCTCCTTCTCCGTGGACGGGCGACACATCAGGACGGTGAACCAGTCGCCGGCGTACCCGATGCAGCTCATGCTCAACATCTACGAGTTCCAGCCGGGCGGCTCCTACCCGAAGGAGTTCACGGTCGACCGGGTACGCGTCCGGGCGGCCCACAACGCGATCCCGATGTAGAGCACCTGCTCCGGGACGCGCTGCCACAGCGGGGTCACGTCCAGCCCGGCGAGCGCGGCGTACACGTTCGCCGGGAGCAGGACCACGAAGAGCAGCGCCAGGCAAATCCCGGCGGCCCTGCGGGTCCCTTCGAGCACGAGCCCCACGGCGCCGGCCAACTCCAGCACGCCCGTCAGGTACACCATCAAGGCGGGGAACGGCACGAACGGCGGCACCATGGCTGCCAGGTCGGCGTGGTTGGGCATGAAGGTCACGCCCGCCGGGACGAAATGCGCGCTGGCCGTCATGACGAGCATGACGGCCAGCCCGTGGGCGGCGCTGACCCGCCAGGTGGCGAAGCGGGCCACGCCCAGCGCGCCGAGAAGCCGGAACACCAGCGTGGCGACCAACAGAACGATCAGGATCATCGACATCTCCTTGGATAGTGGAACTATCTAGATATTAGATAACTCCACTATCCAAAGGCAAGAGGGTTTCGTGGCGGCCACGACCATGCTCATGGCCGCCACGAAACGTCATCGGGCGAGAGCGAAGTCCTTGATCCGCAGGTCGCCCTTGAACACCAGGTAGAGGCTCCCGGTGCCTGCCTTCCCGGTCGCGCTCGCCGTGCCGTACTGGTAGATCCCGCCGGTGGCGGGCGCCTGGAGGGTGCCCAGCAGCGTGCCCGTCGGCGAGCCGCTGCGCACCTCGACCGAGCCGCCGCTCACCGAGGCCACCGAGGCCGTGAGACGGGAGCCCCAGGAAGCGCCGGTGAAGGAGATCCAGTCACCCGCCGAGCCCTCGACGACCTCGCCGCTCACCTTGGTCTCGTCGGCGAAGAAGATCCCCGAGTAGTCGTCGAAGTCCATCGCCCTGGTCGTCTTGGCCAGGTCGCGGACCGGGACGCTCTCGCCGGACACGCGCAGGGTGGTCGTCTGGCGGATCCGGTCGGAGGCGGAGCCGACGAGGACGTCGTGAGTGGCGTTCTCGACGACCCACTTGTTCCGGGTGTGGTCCCAGACGGCCAGGTCCGGCTTCTTCAGGGTGAAGGAGACGGTACGGGTCTCGCCCGGGTTCAGCGTGATCCGCTCGAAGCCGCGCAGCTGCTTGACCGGCTGCTTGAAGCGGGACTCGCGCTGGTGGGTGTAGAGCTGGACGACCTCGTCGCCCTTGACCTTGCCGGTGTTGGTGACCTTCACGCTCACCTTGTCACCCCGGACCTCCAGGCCCTGGTAGCCGAACGTGGTGTAGCTCAGCCCGTGGCCGAAGGAATAGAGCGGCTTGCCCTTCCCGTACAGGTAGGTCATGCCGGTCTTGGTCAGGTCGTAGTCCAGCTTGTCCGGCAGGTTGTCCGACGCGGGCCAGGTCTGGGTGAGCCGGCCGGCCGGGTTGACGTCGCCGAACAGCACGTCGGCGACCGCGCGGCCGGTCTCGGCGCCCGCGTGCGTGGTCCACAGCAGGTTCGGCGCATCCACGATCACCGGGTAGCTGGTCTCCAGGACCACGACGGTCTTCGGGTTGGCCTTGCGCACGGCCTCGATGAGCCGCTTCTGCCCGTCGCCGAGCTGCAGGTTGTCGCGGTCGTGGTTCTCGCGCCCGGCCACGAACGGGTGGCTGCCCACCACCACGACCGCGACCTCGGCCTTGGCGGCCTGCGCGGCGGCCGCGGCGATGCCGTCGGCGACGACCTCCTTGCCGAACTTCGCCGCCTCGGCCTTCGGGGCCAGGGCGAGCGCGCCGTCGGCGGTCACCGTGACGTACGGGTCGGGCAGGCCGTACCAGCCCTCGGCGTTCTCGTAGCCGGCGTACCTGATCAGGTAGCTGCCGTCGGACTGGCGCTCCAGCGCGAACTGCTGCTGCACGAACCAGCCGTCAGGCTCGGCGTCGTCGGTGTCGAGCGAGCGCCAGTCGCCGCCGAGCAGCTTGCCGTTGCCCGCGTTGCGCAGCGTGGACACGCCGCTGGTCCAGTCGGTCAGGTCCCACTGGGAGGCGGCCGTAGGCGCGGTGTCGGTGAGCGCCGCGTTGTCGTCGGCGCCCGTGCCGGTGGCGGTGATGTACTTGCCGGTGGCCAGGTGCTTGAGCGCGATCCGCTCCAGGCCGTCACCGGTGCTGACGTCGCTCACCCGCTCCTTGATCCCGTCGAGCGGGGTCACCTGGTAGGGCATCTGACCGGAGTACCAGTCGCGGTAGAGCCTGGCCGACAGCGGGCCGACCACGGCCGCGGACTTGGGCTTGGCCAGCGGCAGCACGCCGGAGTTCTTGAGCAGCACCGCGGCCTTGGCCGCGGTCTCGCGGTTGAGCTTCTGGTGCTCCTGGCTGTTGATCACATCCTTGGTGATCTTCTTGTACGGCCCGCCGTCCGGGTCGAAGTGCCCCAGCCGGGTCCGGATCGACAGGGCGTGGCGCACCGCGTTGTCCACGTCGGCCTCGGTGATCCGGCCCTGGTCGAGGGCGGCCTTGAGGTTCGTGACCAGCGGCCCGCTGTTGCTGTCGTCGATGGTGAAGCTGTCCTGCCCGCTCTTCAGCACGCCTGCGAACGCCTCGGGCTTGTTGTCGAAGTACTTCTGCAGGTCGGTGAGCGCGTGCGGGCCCCACGCGTCGCTGACGTTGTAGAGCGTCTTGTCCGTCCACGACCTGACCACGGTGTTCAGGTCGGGGTTGACGTGCGCGGGCCGCCCGTTGACCAGGTTGTACGAGGCCATGACGCCGGTGGCGGCGTCCGCCGAGATCGGCGCCTTGAACCCCTGCTCGTAGTACTCGCGCTTGAGCTTCGGCGTCAGGTTGGAGGAGGTGAGGCTGCGGTTGGCCTCGTTGTTGTAGCCCATGTAGTGCTTCAGCACGGGCGCGGCCTTCAGATAGAAGGGATCGTCGCCCTGCAGGCCCTTGCCGTAGGCAGTCGCCATGGCTCCGGTGAGGAGCGGGTCCTCCGAATATCCTTCCTCGTTGCGGCCCGCCCGCGGGTCACGCAGCGGGTCCACCACAGGCGCCCATACCTGGAGACCCCACAGGATCGGGTCGACGTCGTTGAAGCCGCGCACCTCGTCGCCGACCGCGGAGCCGACCTGTTTCATCAGCTTCGGGTCCCAGGTGCTGGCCAGGCCCACGGCCTGCGGGAACACCGTGCCGTTGGCGAACTTCTGCCTCCAGCCGTCGTTGAGGTGGTTCGACCAGGCGACACCGTGCAGCGCCTCGGTGCCGTTCTTGTGGTAGGCGATGCCCAGCCGGGGGATCGCCGCCTGCGACTGGTGCAGCAGGCTCAGCTTCTCATCCAGCGTGAGCCGGCCGAGCAGGTCGTTCACCCGCTGCTCCAGCGGCAGGCTCGGGTTCTGGAAGGGGTAGTCCACCGCCTGGGCGGGCGGCACGGCGAGCAACGAGGCCGCCAGGGTGAGGGTCGCTAACAACGGGATTCTTGAACGCATAAAGGGTCTCCATCATTTGATGGCGCCGACCGTCACACCTCGGGTCAGCGTGCGCTGGAAGATCAGGAAGAAGGCGATCGCCGGCACGACGCCGAGCAGGGCCGAAGCGCTGGACATGGTGGCGTCCATGAACTTCTCGCCCTGCAGGACGGCGAGCGCGACGGGCACTGTCTGGGTGTCGTTCGAGATCAGGAAGATCAGCGGGAGGAAGAACTCGTTCCAGGTCCAGATGAAGAAGAAGATCAGCAGGACGTTGATGGTGGGCCTGCTGATCGGCACCACGATCCGCAGCAGCGACCGCAGCCGCCCCGCGCCGTCGATCGCCGCGGCCTCGAGGATCTCCTTCGGGAACTGCCCCAGGACCGCGCTCAGCAGGTACGTGCCGAACGCCGCCTGGATCACGGTCATGACGATGATCACGGCCAGTTGGGTGTCGTAGAGCCCGACCGCCTTGGACAGGTAGTAGAGCGGGTAGGCCAGCGCCTCCTGCGGCAGCGTGTTGGCCACCAGGAACAGCACGAGGATGGACAACCGGCCCTTCACCCTGCCGATGCCCAGCGCGTACGCGTTGAGCACCGACAGCACGACGGCCAGCACCGCCACGGAGGCGCTGATGATGAAGCTGTTCCAGAGCTTCGTGCCGAAGTCGACCCGGTTCCAGAAGTCGATGATGCCCTGGAGATAGAGCCCGTCAGGCAGGCTCAGCGGCCCTTGCGTGCTGTACTCGGCCGGCGACTTGACCGCGTTCATCGCCACGATCGCGAACGGGAACACCATCACGACCGCCAGCACGACCAGCGCGAACAGCACCGCCCACCGTCCTGGGCCCCTCATTGCTCCCGCTCCTGGACTCGCAGGAACAGGAACGTCACCACGATGATGATCAACGCCAGCACCGTGGCGATCGCGGAGCCGTACCCGACGTTGCTCTTCTGGAAGAAATTCAGGTACGAGAAGTACGAAGGGACCATGGTGGCGTTCCCCGGCCCGCCCCGCGTCAGCACGAAGATCGGCCCGAACACCTTCAGCGCGGCGATCGTGCACGTCAGCAGCACCACGAAGATCTCCGGCCGGATCTGCGGGATCGTGATGTGCCAGAACTTGCGCCACCACGAGGCCCCGTCGATCTCGGCCGCCTCGTAGTAGGCCGGGTCCACCCGCTGCAGCCCGGCCATGAAGATCACGACCGGGTAGCCGAGCTGGAACCAGACCATGACCGCCATGACCGTGGCGAGGGCCAGGTCAGGATCGCCGAGCCAGTCGAGCTCCAGCCCGAAGATCTGGTTGACCGCGCCGTACGACGGGTGCAGCATCCAGCCCCACACCACGCCGGCCACCGCCACCGGCAGGACCTGCGGCAGGTAGTACATCGCGCGCAGCGCCGAGGCCGTTCGGGTCCCGAAGCGTTTGCCGATGTAGTCGAACAACGCGGCCGCCAGCACGAGGCCGATCGCGGTCGGCACGATGGCCATGGCCACGATCAGCGCCACGTTGTGCTGGAACGACTGCCAGAACCGCTCGTCCTGCAGCAGCCTGGTGTAGTTGTCGAACCCGATCCACCTGGGCGTCCCCACCCCGGACCAGCGGGTGAAGCTCGCGCCCACGTTCATGAGGAACGGGACGACGATCACGCCCAGGAAGAGCAGCAGGCTGGGGGCGAGGTAGAGCCAGTACCCCCTCGTACGCACTCTCATCTAGTTACCAATGTCGGCGAGGTTGTCCTCGTACGGCTTGGCGATCTCGTCCAGCACCGCGGAGGGGGCCTTGCTGCCGTTGATGAGCTCCTGGACCCCGGCCACCAGCACGTCGTAGTAGCCGGGCGCCGGCCAGTCGGGGTAGAAGGCCAGGCCGTCGGCGGTCGTCAGCTTGTTGAAGGACTCGATGAGCTCCTTGCTCTTGGCGTCGGTGATCGCGGCCGGGTCGGCGGCCACGGGAACACCGCCGGAGTTGCCCAGCAGGTTCTGGATCTCCTTGCTCATCGTGATGTCGATGAAGTCGTAGGCCAGGTCCTTGTTCTTCGACTTCTCGGGGACGACCCACAGGTTCCCGCTCGAACCCGGCGACATGGTGGCGCCGGGGAACAGGAAGTGACCCCACTCGAAGTCCTTGATCGTGGAGGCCACGCGGCCGTACCACCAACTGCCGCTGATCATGATGGGGAACTTGCCGTTCATGAACGCCACGCCCATGTCCTCGGCCTTGAGCCCGGCCGAGTTCTTGGCGATGTAGCCCTTCTTCACCCAGTCGGTGAACGTGTCCGCGCCGTAGGTGAACTCGGGACCGTGGAAGTCGACCTTGCCCTTGTAGGACTGGAACGCATCGAGCCACGGCTTCTGCGCCTTGGTGAGCGCGAGCTGGTAGAGGATCTGCTGCGCCGGATATTCGGCGCCGGCGTTCGAGATGGGCGTCACGCCGGCCTTGACGAACGTGTCCAGCCCGGCGGTGAACTCCTCGAACGTGGTAGGGACCTTGACCTTGTGCTTGTCGAACAGGTCCTTGTTGTAATAGACCATCACGAACTCGCCGTAGTTCGGCACGCCGAACCAGTTGCCGGCGCCCATGACGCCGCGGTCGTCGTATTTGGCGGTGGTCTGCAGGCCGCCGGGCAGCAGCTTGTCCCAGCCGCGCTTGGTGGCCTCCTCGGTCAGGTTGGTGAGCAGGCCCTGCTTGGACAGCAGGCCGGCGGTGGCGTTGCCCTTGTTGTACTCCATGATGTCGGGCGCCTCATCGGAGTTGAGCACCATGCTCGCCGTCTTCTGGATCTGCTCGAAGCCCTTCTCCTCGAACTTGACGGTCACGTTCGGGTGCGACGCCTCGAACTTCTTGATGGCCTCCGCCCACGCCTTGGCCATGGCGCTGTCTTTCGACTCGTAGTGCCAGAGCTTCAGCACGCGGGGCTCGGTGCCCTGCGCCGTCGGGGGACTCTCGGTGCCGCCGGAGCCGCAGGCCGTCAGGACCAGGACCGCAGCGGCCAGCGCCGCCGCGCCTCTGAGTTTGCGCATGATCCCTCCAGGGGGTGTTACGAAAGGACGGCCCGCGCGGGAGCTCCGGCCACCGGGGCGATCTCCACCGCGGTGACACGCTTCGGGCCGGTGACGGCGACACGCAGTTCATCGCCGTCCCTGGTGGCGACGGCGACCGTCACGCCGTCTTCGTCGTGGATCTCGGTGGTGCTGTCGCCGCCCCCGAAGGCGACGAGGGTGATCTCTTGCGGCACGTCGATCGTGTCTCCTTGCTCGGAGACCGGTATCAACGCGCCATGGCGGACGTACAGGGGGATCTGGTCGAGCGGCTTGCTGACCTGGACGTAACGGGTGCCTTCCAGCACCTCGCCTGTCCAGTAGTCGACCCACAGGCCGTGCGGCAGGTACACCTGCCTGACGCCTTCGGGCGCGACCATAGGCGCGACCAGCAGGTCGCGACCGAACAGGTACTCCAGGTCGGCCTGCCAGGCCACGGGGTCGTCCGGGTAGTCCACGCAGAGCGCCCGCATCATGGGCGCGCCGGTGCGCGCGGCCTCGACGGCCGCCGAGTAGAGGTACGGCATCAGCCGGTAGCGCAGCTTCAGCGCCTGCACGGCCAGGTCCTCGACAGCCGGGAACTCCCACGGCTCGCGAGTGGTCGTGCCGTGCAGCCGCACCAGCGGCGACAGGGCGCCGAACTGGGTCCAGCGGACATACAGATCGTCCGACGGCCGGCCGGTGAACCCGCCCGCGTCGTGGCTCCAGAACGGCACCCCGGACAGGCCGTGCGCGAGCCCGCCTCTGATCGTGCTGCCCATGGCGGCGTAGCTGGTGTAGGTGTCGCCGTTCCACTGGGCGCTGTGCCGCTGCCCGCCCAGGTACGACGAGCGCGCCCACACCAGCCCGTGCCCGTTGACCTCACGTGTGACGTCGGCGACCACGTCGTTGAACAGCAGCGTGTAGACGTTGTGCAGGTCGGTCCCGCTCATCCCGTTGTAGGCGACGGCGTCCGCGGGCACGCCCTCGGCGAAGTCCGTCTTGAACGCGTCCACGCCCTGCCGCAGCAGATCTCTCAGCAGCCCCTTGAACCAGCCGGCCGCCGCCGGATTGGTGAAGTCGACGATCCCGCAGGCGGGAAACGACCCATGCCAGCAGTCAGCGACGTACGCCTCCCCATCGTCCT includes:
- a CDS encoding glycoside hydrolase family 3 protein, translated to MRSRIPLLATLTLAASLLAVPPAQAVDYPFQNPSLPLEQRVNDLLGRLTLDEKLSLLHQSQAAIPRLGIAYHKNGTEALHGVAWSNHLNDGWRQKFANGTVFPQAVGLASTWDPKLMKQVGSAVGDEVRGFNDVDPILWGLQVWAPVVDPLRDPRAGRNEEGYSEDPLLTGAMATAYGKGLQGDDPFYLKAAPVLKHYMGYNNEANRSLTSSNLTPKLKREYYEQGFKAPISADAATGVMASYNLVNGRPAHVNPDLNTVVRSWTDKTLYNVSDAWGPHALTDLQKYFDNKPEAFAGVLKSGQDSFTIDDSNSGPLVTNLKAALDQGRITEADVDNAVRHALSIRTRLGHFDPDGGPYKKITKDVINSQEHQKLNRETAAKAAVLLKNSGVLPLAKPKSAAVVGPLSARLYRDWYSGQMPYQVTPLDGIKERVSDVSTGDGLERIALKHLATGKYITATGTGADDNAALTDTAPTAASQWDLTDWTSGVSTLRNAGNGKLLGGDWRSLDTDDAEPDGWFVQQQFALERQSDGSYLIRYAGYENAEGWYGLPDPYVTVTADGALALAPKAEAAKFGKEVVADGIAAAAAQAAKAEVAVVVVGSHPFVAGRENHDRDNLQLGDGQKRLIEAVRKANPKTVVVLETSYPVIVDAPNLLWTTHAGAETGRAVADVLFGDVNPAGRLTQTWPASDNLPDKLDYDLTKTGMTYLYGKGKPLYSFGHGLSYTTFGYQGLEVRGDKVSVKVTNTGKVKGDEVVQLYTHQRESRFKQPVKQLRGFERITLNPGETRTVSFTLKKPDLAVWDHTRNKWVVENATHDVLVGSASDRIRQTTTLRVSGESVPVRDLAKTTRAMDFDDYSGIFFADETKVSGEVVEGSAGDWISFTGASWGSRLTASVASVSGGSVEVRSGSPTGTLLGTLQAPATGGIYQYGTASATGKAGTGSLYLVFKGDLRIKDFALAR
- a CDS encoding carbohydrate ABC transporter permease, which gives rise to MRGPGRWAVLFALVVLAVVMVFPFAIVAMNAVKSPAEYSTQGPLSLPDGLYLQGIIDFWNRVDFGTKLWNSFIISASVAVLAVVLSVLNAYALGIGRVKGRLSILVLFLVANTLPQEALAYPLYYLSKAVGLYDTQLAVIIVMTVIQAAFGTYLLSAVLGQFPKEILEAAAIDGAGRLRSLLRIVVPISRPTINVLLIFFFIWTWNEFFLPLIFLISNDTQTVPVALAVLQGEKFMDATMSSASALLGVVPAIAFFLIFQRTLTRGVTVGAIK
- a CDS encoding carbohydrate ABC transporter permease codes for the protein MRVRTRGYWLYLAPSLLLFLGVIVVPFLMNVGASFTRWSGVGTPRWIGFDNYTRLLQDERFWQSFQHNVALIVAMAIVPTAIGLVLAAALFDYIGKRFGTRTASALRAMYYLPQVLPVAVAGVVWGWMLHPSYGAVNQIFGLELDWLGDPDLALATVMAVMVWFQLGYPVVIFMAGLQRVDPAYYEAAEIDGASWWRKFWHITIPQIRPEIFVVLLTCTIAALKVFGPIFVLTRGGPGNATMVPSYFSYLNFFQKSNVGYGSAIATVLALIIIVVTFLFLRVQEREQ
- a CDS encoding ABC transporter substrate-binding protein codes for the protein MRKLRGAAALAAAVLVLTACGSGGTESPPTAQGTEPRVLKLWHYESKDSAMAKAWAEAIKKFEASHPNVTVKFEEKGFEQIQKTASMVLNSDEAPDIMEYNKGNATAGLLSKQGLLTNLTEEATKRGWDKLLPGGLQTTAKYDDRGVMGAGNWFGVPNYGEFVMVYYNKDLFDKHKVKVPTTFEEFTAGLDTFVKAGVTPISNAGAEYPAQQILYQLALTKAQKPWLDAFQSYKGKVDFHGPEFTYGADTFTDWVKKGYIAKNSAGLKAEDMGVAFMNGKFPIMISGSWWYGRVASTIKDFEWGHFLFPGATMSPGSSGNLWVVPEKSKNKDLAYDFIDITMSKEIQNLLGNSGGVPVAADPAAITDAKSKELIESFNKLTTADGLAFYPDWPAPGYYDVLVAGVQELINGSKAPSAVLDEIAKPYEDNLADIGN